AAAAATAGTCTGCCAGCGCTCCTGTGTCTGACCCCCAGGGTCCGTGCATGGACGCTGCACCTTTGTCTCGTCACTGTCCGCTGCACCAGACGCTGACCTGGGGCCCCTCTGAGCCGCTGCTCCCACTGTTCTCTCCGGGTGACTGCTGTGTGAGCACGCTGTAGTGGAAGCAGGCTTGTGTTCTGCTTATCTTCCATAAACTAGATTAGGCTGGTAGAGGACTCTCAAAGTCTGTCaagttttggaaataaaaagattGAAAAAGCTGGAGTTTTTACCCGACAGTCAGTATCTTGGGGAAAGATGATTCCAAACACGTGAAGCTCGGTGGTTTCtctgcaagattttttttgtttggcttagACTACAGTGAAGTTGTGGTTTTTGCTGGAAAAGAAATGACCTGGAAAAAACCCTACTGTTTTGGGAAAAGGTGAAGACTGGAATGTTATTCTTCCTTGCCTCTGAGGACAGTGTAGTGCAAAGTCTGAGTGAGGTGAATCATTCAGATATGACAGAGAAGCCTGTTGCTGCTGAGGATGTGGTGCTGGTTGGGTTCAGCACTCTCTTAACATGGGGCATCATAAAAAGACTGACTTTCTGTGGAAACTATCCCTTCAGATCCAGGACACGGCGGTAGCTGTCACTGCTTGCTGCCAGCAGCACAAACCCAACCGCAACGTGGAACCGACAGCGTCTTTCGTCACAACAAGCTCCTTTTTTAATCTTATgccaaaacaaattatttcaggtATTCTGCTGTCATTGACTAGTGAATTCACTGGATCCCTTGAATGCTCCTGGCTATTGCATATTTGTGGGTATTACAGCACCTTGAATTCTCTCAAAGAATTTGCAAAAACATGTTTGATAGATGATCTGTGGCTGATGCTGGAGGCTGGAGGCCTTGAACTGGTGGTTTCTGAGGTGCCTGTTCACTTCTTCCACAGGTGCTCTACACTTTTAGGGATGCTCCATTAAGGAGCTTTCTGGGTCTTGTTTGACTGTGATAAACATTAAAATTAAGAAGCTTCTCTGGGCTGCTTCAACAAATATGTTTTTGGGGCGATTCTTGCTGTTGTGGGATAGGAGGGAGGATTCAGCTCCTGAGAGAAGGGTCGCTTTGGCACCTCAGGTAAGAGAACTAGGGGTAACCATACTCCTGTCGTTAGCAGTCTAATGGAATTTCCCCGGTGTTTTCCTCAGAGAACCATATGCCTACGGGGATGGCCGCGATGCCAGGCGCGACCGCTCCCCTCTTCGGGGGAGCCCACGGAGAGACCCCAGAGATGGCAGGGATGGTAGAAACGGGCGAGATTCCAGAGACACTCGAGACATGCGAGCCAGGGACATGCGTGACGCCAGAGACCACAGGGACCCACGGGACCTGCGAGATCCACGGGATATCAGGGATCCAAGAGACTTGCGGGACCCTCGTGATGTTAGAGATCTTCGTGACCCACGGGAGCCGCTGTATGATCGATACAGGGATCCATGGGACATGAGAAATCCACGGGACGTGAGGGATCCACGGGATATGAGAGACCCTCGAGACCCTATGTACAGGTAATCTCTGCGGGACTGTATTTGCCAACACGTTTTTTATGGCATTCCTGCCTCCATGGCTGCGCTGGTTTGAGTGGTGTTGGGCATTTAAGATAAGGAGATTGGTCTGCCTGGGAACAGTTGAGTGCCTGCTGTGTGTCTTGTGCGGAGTGGGTGCGTACTTCAGAAATGAAACTTGAGGAAGGTTTGTGTGTGACGTGCTGGCCAGAGTTACTGCCTGACGTTGTGCCGGAGCGTGGAAACCCTTGCTTCTTCTGTAAATGTTGCAGACGAGATGATGGTTATGACCGTTACCTTCGCCTTGAAGACTACTATCGGCGGAAGGATGACTCTTACTATGACCGTTACAAAGAGCATTTTGATAGAGCACCGGTGAATTCAGAAGGTGAGTGCCTGTAACGTTTTAAGGGGCAGATTCCCATCCTCCCTCTGGGAGGATGCGGGAGGTGCCTGCAGTGCCGAGCATGTTGCGTTCTGTGGCActtcgagcaggtccagaggatgTTATTTGTTCTGTCCCCGTGACTTGCTTTCAGACCGTCTGAAGCGTGAGGAGCGGCGCCGGGAGGAGCTGTACCGTCAGTACTACGAGGAAATCAAGAGACGTTTTGATGCAGAGAGACCTGTGGATTGTTCTGTGATAGTGGTGAATAAGCAGACAAAGTAAGAAAATAGTTATGATCAATTTTGTTATTGCATGgtagaagaaaatggaattaaacttagTCCTGCCTTGAGGCTGTTTGTCTTACAGGGTGCTCTTGAATGTGGCTTTAGAACCCTCAGAAAGCTACAGCTGCTGTTCTGGGAATGTATGTTGATGAGCTGGAGAAATGTTGAACCTTGTGCTTTACTTTCATTTCCTTCTTGTCACCTATCACTACCTTCTCCTGATACTTTCTACCTACTCTCCTTATCAGCCTACTGTTGCGACAGGTTGTAGTGGCCCATACTTGTTGATCATGGGCTGAACGACACGTAACTTTATTAATCTGTGTCAACCAGCAGATAGTGCAGAGCAGCCGTCAGGGTGGAGTCGTGGGGGTGTTCGTTTCAGAGCTCCCGTCAGGTCGGTTACTAGGCCAATACCAGCCACTGCTGTTCATCCAGCGTGCAGGAAGTATAAAATCACTGCTGGAAGTAGTCGTGACCGCTGTCAGAAGCATGTGTAAGCAGTAGCCAGGGCAATCTCGGGCGGCAGTCAGGAACGCTTGCTGAGGTAACGGGGGTACACCTATGCCTGGTGTGGCGGGAGGGGGGCTGTCACGATGGCACCAGTCTGCCGTCTATATCATcacaaataaatatattgaaGAATAGCAAATATGTAAATAAAGCATAGATCTGTCTTGGagtctgaagaaaatgtttgtcaAGGGGAAATTTAAAGCTCTGTCTTCTTAGTCCTTTGGAAGAAAGATCAAGAGTTGCTTTTATTTAACTTTGCTGTATCTGTGAGTCAGAAAGAGCTGACGCTCGCCTGATCTGGTGGTAGAAGACAGCACAGGAAATCGGAACAAGGGAAGCAGTGAAACTAGAAATAAGTTTCTGTGGTTTGCTTTTAATGGAGTTGATTACCTATTGGAACAAATCTTGAAAGGAAATATTAGATTCTTTATCCCTCGGTGACTAAAAGTCTTTGGAAGATATTCTAATAGACCACAAGTTGTTGTACTTGATGCAGCGAGAATTTTTTTGTGCAGGAGGATCAGCTTAATATCCTAAGGAACTGTTTTGGTCTGTAACAGCTACAAACCTAAAGAGCAGGAGCATGTTAATAAATCTTGGGTATTGAATCATTGATGTCACCTGCTATAGACCTGTTGAAAGATGACTCCCGAATGACTTAGATACTTGGAAATCCTTAAAAAGATAGCTGGCAGGGGGAGCAGTTTTAGTCATCACTACAATGTTCGCATCCAAAGACGGTAAATTGAACCTCTTTCAAAAGGTGTGGGTGCACGCAGACTGGATTTCTCAGAGTGCACGCGCAGCCAGTACTGCGGCTTTGGTACTGACTACGGTAAGCTTAAAAAAGACTTGAAAACTTTAAGCTCAGCCGTGCGAGCTGTGGTTTGTGCTTGGAAGGGGAAGTCTGCAGGAGAGTGGATACAGGAACAGTGGATCTGCAGATGCTGTGTTGATGCTGGGTTAGAGCAGGCAGCAACTGGTGGAACAGAAGAGCAGGACTAAGGAATAAGGCACATTTGAACAGTTGATAGTGAATGTAGCACAAATATCTGACTTCTGTAGGTTGGCTGCTCTGCTGTGTACCCCTTAGATCTCTGTAGGCATAAATTACCTCACTTAATGAGTTTAAACACATTTATATGTAAAGAAATTTGTAATAGTGTAAATCCCTTTGCAAACACTCTGTTTCTCAGCTAAGCTAAGGCTTGATTTgtaatttatttcagttaaactGAAATGACTGATTCAGATCAAAATAAGGGCTTTTATATGATTGTAATGAGATTGCTTTAATACTGTCCTGTTAAACATTATGTAGTTTGGCAAGCCATCAGGAAAGCGAATCTGAGATGACGGAGAGGGAGAATGTGCCAGGGATTCTGTTCCTGTATGTGACTGACTTGTTAAACTGCTGGCTTTGCTTTGTGGTAGGGACTACGCAGAGTCGGTGGGGCGGAAGGTGCGGGATCTGGGCATGGTAGTGGACCTGATCTTCCTCAACACAGAGATGTCGCTGACACAAGCCCTGGATGATGTGAGCAGAGGAGGGTCTCCTTTTGCCATTGTCATCACCCAGCAGCATCAAGTCCACCGCTCTTGCACTGTTAACATCATGTTTGGCACCCCACAAGGTACTGCGGTCTCAGTGGGCTCTGTAGCTCTGCGGTCGCTCTGAACCGCTCAGCGTGCTGCTTTGCGGCTCTGTTAAGCAGAATCATGCAGGACAAACTTCATCCTTGCTGTGGCATAAGTAGTTACTAATGACTTGACACTGTATCGTAAATGTGACTGCCGCTGTTTAAAAGCTTCCATAATACTTTATTTGTCCCTTGTCAAAGGACTGTCTAATTTCTGCCAAGAGGGAGTCTCAGCTGTGTTCTTGGCACCTAACATCACCAGCCTTTGCATCTCAGGGCAAGCCATGAACCCCACCTCTAGAAATGACTCCGTTGCCTTGGTAGAGTTCTGAGTAATACTAGTCTGACCTCAGTTTATCACTTGTTGCTCTCAAAGGAGCATGTTTGGAACGTGACAAACTACAGAATAGATTTTGAAACCAAATGTGATTTAAGGAAGAGAGTAAGGATAGCATATTCGGTCAAGGTAAAGATCTGATCGTGAAACTGGGAAGAGTTACAAAAAGAACTATAAAGTGATGGGGTATGTGTGCTCCACCTTTCTAGTGCCATTTACACTTGTCGCATCACTTTCCATCTCAGGGTGTGACTTGGTGGTTGTGAGTGTGAGGGTGGGTGTAGGGATTAAAAACACATCTGCAGAATGTGATCTCAGCAGCCTTTTGCTCTGCTCGTAGGCCTGTTCACATACTCTGTTTACAGAGGTGACTAGTTCGACCACAGCTGAGCTTTCAAAGGTTGTTTCTCCCTTACTGTGTTCCCAAGTGATGCTTTGTGACGTCTGGGAGAGTGAACTTCCGAATGCACAGGCACTGACTGAGAAGCGTGGTTTCTTTTAACATTGGATGCAGGTGTGGTAGGAGGGTTCCCTCATTTCCTGCGGAGATACAGCTCGTGCATATTTTTACTGGGCTTCCCACTGCCCTTGGTTTTAACTCACAGCTCCGTTGGTTTTAACACCTGTCCTCCCACTAAAGCTTCTCCTCTTCTTGACTGGATCTAACGGTGTATAGATCTGATAAGAATCCCAGTCATTAGCTCATCCACAGCTCTTTCTAGAGATCAGATATGCTCACCTGCAGCACACGCAGCCACCTTTCCATTCACGTTAGGTTCAGGGAACTCTTTCGCAACTTGGGCAAAGCGTAATGTTGGAATGAACCCCAGTTTCCTGAGGAGAAGGGTGGCAGGATTTGATGTTCTGTGGGTGTGAGAAGTGCCCAGAGCTTTGGGCACTTTTTGGAAGGTAAAACCTCTTTTGATCTTCCTGCTTAAATCTGTGTTCAGGGGAATGTTTGCGTGCATGCTTTGCGAGGTGGAAATAACGACCTCAGAAACTTTAAAAGGCAGCTGCAAAAAAAGCCCCGACTTTGTCATTGACCATTAGTCATTGTATTGTAGAACTTGATGGCTGGTTATTGCCCCAGAGCCGTGAACATAAGCAGTAACGTGACACAGAGCcagtgctccctccctccctaccTCCTGCGTGCACACACCTGTATTAAGGCACTGGCAGTGCAGAACCAACACGTATTCCCATCGCTGTCCTCCCTGGGAGGCTTTAGCAGCCTCCAGAGGGTAAGTTTTGGATCTCTCCAAGGGTTTAGCGGTGGAATGGCTGGAACTCTCCTCTTGGAGCACCGAGAATTTATGTGAGAGGTAGAGAGAGCTGCTTTCCCTTTTAATGGGCTGAGAGGCAAGAAGGACGTTTCCTGGGCTGATAGGGTGTCTCCTCAGAGCCCTGGGCTCTGGAAGAAGAGGGCGGCCTTGCTGGGCAGTAGCCTTGAGCCTTCTGTCGGCTTAGGAAATGGAACTGTTACCGTGTGCCTGGGCAGCTGCCCAGACCTAGCCTTGTGATCCCAAAGCGCTGCCTGTCTCTGGGCGAGACGCGCTGGTGTGCGCGAGGCGAGGCAGCGCCCGTGAGCAGTGCTTTGGTTTGcctaaaatgtttcttttccttgtgcAGAACACCGCAACATGCCCCAGGCTGATGCCATGGTGCTGGTGGCACGGAATTACGAGCGCTACAAAACAGAATCACGGGAGAAGGAGCGCGAGGAGATCGCCCGGCAGGCGGCCAAGATGGCAGATGAGGCTGTTCTGCAGGAGCGGGAGCGCCCACCCCCTGTGGAGGAGGGTGTCAGAGGAGGTCACCCTCCGGGCATCCAGACCCTCCTGAACCTGCTGGCAGACAATCGCTAC
The sequence above is drawn from the Strix uralensis isolate ZFMK-TIS-50842 chromosome 18, bStrUra1, whole genome shotgun sequence genome and encodes:
- the NCOA5 gene encoding nuclear receptor coactivator 5 isoform X4 gives rise to the protein MRARDMRDARDHRDPRDLRDPRDIRDPRDLRDPRDVRDLRDPREPLYDRYRDPWDMRNPRDVRDPRDMRDPRDPMYRRDDGYDRYLRLEDYYRRKDDSYYDRYKEHFDRAPVNSEDRLKREERRREELYRQYYEEIKRRFDAERPVDCSVIVVNKQTKDYAESVGRKVRDLGMVVDLIFLNTEMSLTQALDDVSRGGSPFAIVITQQHQVHRSCTVNIMFGTPQEHRNMPQADAMVLVARNYERYKTESREKEREEIARQAAKMADEAVLQERERPPPVEEGVRGGHPPGIQTLLNLLADNRYLTAEETDKVINYLRDRKERLLRGSTDSLQAPMSRQSLGAPSGSSLGSQSSLPSSQAHQGSQPLVSAPSVPVSSSNPQQELQAKILSLFNSGAAVAAAAVANSSSAASAGTSGSTPNQNFANMGSGQARSAQMSAGNLNQAQQRLQTPSAQIPALPGSSRNAGPRPGAPPQAQSLYGQHQNRLPAPGNVPAQRPVSSGINFDNPSVQKALDTLIQSGPALSHLVSQTVAQGRAGSSAQQPPMGSYQRHY
- the NCOA5 gene encoding nuclear receptor coactivator 5 isoform X2, whose protein sequence is MEPCTALPAVVPEQKRQRCRCCRSWALETEVRNQKLLCLRAASPQAAGQPRREPYAYGDGRDARRDRSPLRGSPRRDPRDGRDGRNGRDSRDTRDMRARDMRDARDHRDPRDLRDPRDIRDPRDLRDPRDVRDLRDPREPLYDRYRDPWDMRNPRDVRDPRDMRDPRDPMYRRDDGYDRYLRLEDYYRRKDDSYYDRYKEHFDRAPVNSEDRLKREERRREELYRQYYEEIKRRFDAERPVDCSVIVVNKQTKDYAESVGRKVRDLGMVVDLIFLNTEMSLTQALDDVSRGGSPFAIVITQQHQVHRSCTVNIMFGTPQEHRNMPQADAMVLVARNYERYKTESREKEREEIARQAAKMADEAVLQERERPPPVEEGVRGGHPPGIQTLLNLLADNRYLTAEETDKVINYLRDRKERLLRGSTDSLQAPMSRQSLGAPSGSSLGSQSSLPSSQAHQGSQPLVSAPSVPVSSSNPQQELQAKILSLFNSGAAVAAAAVANSSSAASAGTSGSTPNQNFANMGSGQARSAQMSAGNLNQAQQRLQTPSAQIPALPGSSRNAGPRPGAPPQAQSLYGQHQNRLPAPGNVPAQRPVSSGINFDNPSVQKALDTLIQSGPALSHLVSQTVAQGRAGSSAQQPPMGSYQRHY
- the NCOA5 gene encoding nuclear receptor coactivator 5 isoform X3 is translated as MNKASSRSSPARREPYAYGDGRDARRDRSPLRGSPRRDPRDGRDGRNGRDSRDTRDMRARDMRDARDHRDPRDLRDPRDIRDPRDLRDPRDVRDLRDPREPLYDRYRDPWDMRNPRDVRDPRDMRDPRDPMYRRDDGYDRYLRLEDYYRRKDDSYYDRYKEHFDRAPVNSEDRLKREERRREELYRQYYEEIKRRFDAERPVDCSVIVVNKQTKDYAESVGRKVRDLGMVVDLIFLNTEMSLTQALDDVSRGGSPFAIVITQQHQVHRSCTVNIMFGTPQEHRNMPQADAMVLVARNYERYKTESREKEREEIARQAAKMADEAVLQERERPPPVEEGVRGGHPPGIQTLLNLLADNRYLTAEETDKVINYLRDRKERLLRGSTDSLQAPMSRQSLGAPSGSSLGSQSSLPSSQAHQGSQPLVSAPSVPVSSSNPQQELQAKILSLFNSGAAVAAAAVANSSSAASAGTSGSTPNQNFANMGSGQARSAQMSAGNLNQAQQRLQTPSAQIPALPGSSRNAGPRPGAPPQAQSLYGQHQNRLPAPGNVPAQRPVSSGINFDNPSVQKALDTLIQSGPALSHLVSQTVAQGRAGSSAQQPPMGSYQRHY
- the NCOA5 gene encoding nuclear receptor coactivator 5 isoform X1, with amino-acid sequence MARGRKSNSIKQSDFTNSTNPQDLERRLFVGNLPTDHMTREEMEEIFSKYGKIRDIKKAVERRNMNKASSRSSPARREPYAYGDGRDARRDRSPLRGSPRRDPRDGRDGRNGRDSRDTRDMRARDMRDARDHRDPRDLRDPRDIRDPRDLRDPRDVRDLRDPREPLYDRYRDPWDMRNPRDVRDPRDMRDPRDPMYRRDDGYDRYLRLEDYYRRKDDSYYDRYKEHFDRAPVNSEDRLKREERRREELYRQYYEEIKRRFDAERPVDCSVIVVNKQTKDYAESVGRKVRDLGMVVDLIFLNTEMSLTQALDDVSRGGSPFAIVITQQHQVHRSCTVNIMFGTPQEHRNMPQADAMVLVARNYERYKTESREKEREEIARQAAKMADEAVLQERERPPPVEEGVRGGHPPGIQTLLNLLADNRYLTAEETDKVINYLRDRKERLLRGSTDSLQAPMSRQSLGAPSGSSLGSQSSLPSSQAHQGSQPLVSAPSVPVSSSNPQQELQAKILSLFNSGAAVAAAAVANSSSAASAGTSGSTPNQNFANMGSGQARSAQMSAGNLNQAQQRLQTPSAQIPALPGSSRNAGPRPGAPPQAQSLYGQHQNRLPAPGNVPAQRPVSSGINFDNPSVQKALDTLIQSGPALSHLVSQTVAQGRAGSSAQQPPMGSYQRHY